A window of Sphingobium herbicidovorans contains these coding sequences:
- the clpB gene encoding ATP-dependent chaperone ClpB, with the protein MNLEKFTDRAKGFLQSAQTVAIRMSHQRISPEHLLKALLEDEQGMASGLIKAAGGDAAVALRETDAALAKVPAVSGSGAQQTPGLDNDAVRVLDSAEQVAAKAGDSFVTVERLLLAVTLATTTAAGKALNAAGLKAEALNAAINDLRGGRSADTAGAEDRYDALKKFARDLTQAARDGKLDPVIGRDEEIRRTIQILARRTKNNPVLIGDPGVGKTAIAEGLALRIANGDVPDTLRDRTLMALDMGSLIAGAKYRGEFEERLKGVLDEVKAGEGQIILFIDEMHTLIGAGKSEGAMDAGNLLKPALARGELHCIGATTLDEYRKYVEKDPALQRRFQPIFVGEPTVEDTISILRGLKEKYELHHGVRITDGAIVSAATLSNRYITDRFLPDKAIDLMDEAASRLRMEVESKPEEIETLDRRIIQLKIEREALRKETDKASKDRLDALESDLANLEQQSAELTQRWQAEKDKIAGESKLKEQLDAARMELEQAQRAGDLGKAGELAYGRIPELERKIAEAEGATEGAMLREEVTSEDIAGVVSRWTGIPVDKMMEGEREKLLAMEEELGKRVIGQADAVKAVSTAVRRSRAGLQDPNRPLGSFLFLGPTGVGKTELTKALAGFLFDDDSAMVRIDMSEFMEKHSVARLIGAPPGYVGYEEGGVLTEAVRRRPYQVVLFDEVEKAHSDVFNVLLQVLDDGRLTDGHGRTVDFTNTIIVLTSNLGSQFIAGLADDEPVEKVEDQVMEIVRSHFRPEFLNRLDEVILFHRLGASHMAPIVDIQVGRVQKLLKDRKVVLDLTDGARAWLGRVGYDPVYGARPLKRAVQRYLQDPLADLILRGEVPDGVKVRVDEGDGALTLSVG; encoded by the coding sequence ATGAATCTCGAGAAATTCACTGACCGCGCCAAGGGATTCCTGCAGTCGGCGCAAACCGTCGCAATTCGCATGAGCCATCAGCGCATAAGCCCGGAGCATCTGCTCAAGGCGCTGCTGGAAGATGAACAGGGCATGGCGTCCGGCCTGATCAAGGCTGCGGGCGGTGATGCTGCCGTGGCACTTCGGGAGACTGACGCGGCGCTGGCGAAGGTGCCCGCGGTGTCGGGCAGCGGCGCGCAACAGACGCCAGGACTCGACAATGACGCGGTCCGCGTGCTCGACAGCGCCGAACAGGTTGCGGCCAAGGCGGGCGACAGCTTCGTCACCGTCGAGCGGCTGCTGCTGGCCGTGACACTCGCCACCACCACCGCGGCCGGGAAGGCCCTGAATGCAGCTGGTTTGAAGGCCGAAGCGCTCAACGCAGCGATCAACGATCTGCGCGGCGGCCGTTCAGCCGATACGGCGGGCGCGGAAGATCGTTATGACGCGCTGAAGAAATTCGCCCGCGACCTCACGCAGGCGGCGAGGGACGGCAAGCTGGACCCGGTGATCGGCCGGGATGAGGAAATACGCCGCACCATCCAGATCCTGGCGCGCCGGACCAAGAACAATCCGGTCCTGATCGGCGACCCCGGCGTCGGCAAGACCGCGATCGCCGAAGGCCTGGCGCTGCGCATCGCCAATGGCGACGTGCCCGATACGCTCAGAGACCGCACGCTGATGGCGCTCGACATGGGGTCGTTGATCGCTGGCGCCAAATATCGCGGCGAGTTTGAGGAGCGGCTGAAAGGCGTGCTCGATGAGGTGAAGGCCGGTGAAGGCCAGATCATATTATTCATCGACGAGATGCACACACTGATCGGCGCGGGCAAATCAGAAGGCGCGATGGACGCGGGCAATCTGCTCAAGCCCGCCCTCGCGCGCGGCGAGCTGCACTGCATCGGCGCGACGACGCTCGATGAATATCGCAAATATGTGGAGAAGGATCCGGCGCTTCAGCGGCGTTTCCAGCCCATTTTCGTGGGCGAGCCGACGGTGGAGGACACCATCTCCATCCTGCGCGGGCTCAAGGAGAAATATGAGCTGCACCATGGCGTGCGGATCACCGACGGGGCAATCGTGTCGGCAGCGACGCTGTCCAACCGCTACATCACCGATCGCTTCCTGCCCGACAAGGCCATCGATCTGATGGACGAGGCTGCGTCGCGGCTGCGCATGGAGGTCGAGTCCAAGCCTGAGGAGATCGAGACGCTGGACCGGCGCATAATCCAGCTGAAAATCGAACGGGAAGCGCTCCGCAAGGAGACCGACAAGGCTTCGAAGGATCGTCTGGACGCGCTGGAAAGCGATCTTGCCAATCTGGAGCAGCAGTCCGCCGAACTGACGCAGCGCTGGCAGGCCGAGAAGGACAAGATCGCGGGCGAAAGCAAGCTGAAGGAGCAACTGGACGCCGCTCGGATGGAACTGGAGCAGGCGCAGCGGGCGGGCGACCTCGGCAAGGCTGGCGAGTTGGCCTACGGGCGGATTCCCGAACTGGAGCGCAAGATCGCCGAGGCGGAAGGCGCGACCGAAGGCGCGATGCTGCGCGAGGAAGTGACGAGCGAAGACATCGCAGGCGTCGTTTCACGCTGGACCGGCATCCCCGTCGACAAGATGATGGAAGGGGAGCGGGAGAAACTGCTCGCTATGGAGGAAGAGCTTGGCAAGCGGGTGATCGGACAGGCCGATGCGGTGAAGGCCGTATCGACCGCCGTGCGACGCTCGCGGGCCGGATTGCAAGATCCCAACCGACCGCTTGGCTCTTTCCTGTTCCTCGGGCCTACCGGCGTCGGCAAGACCGAATTGACCAAGGCGCTCGCCGGTTTCCTGTTCGATGACGATAGCGCGATGGTGCGCATCGACATGAGCGAGTTCATGGAGAAGCATAGCGTCGCGCGGCTGATCGGCGCGCCTCCGGGCTATGTCGGCTATGAGGAAGGCGGCGTCCTGACCGAGGCGGTACGGCGGCGGCCCTATCAGGTCGTGCTGTTCGACGAGGTGGAGAAGGCGCACAGCGATGTGTTCAACGTGCTGCTGCAGGTGTTGGATGATGGCCGCCTGACCGATGGGCACGGGCGAACGGTCGATTTCACCAACACGATCATCGTGCTGACGTCGAACCTGGGCAGCCAGTTCATTGCCGGGCTGGCCGACGACGAACCGGTGGAGAAGGTCGAGGATCAGGTGATGGAGATCGTCCGGAGCCACTTCAGGCCCGAATTCCTCAATCGTCTGGACGAGGTAATCCTGTTCCACCGCCTGGGCGCGAGCCATATGGCGCCGATCGTGGATATTCAGGTGGGGCGCGTGCAAAAGCTGTTGAAGGATCGCAAGGTGGTTCTGGACCTGACCGACGGCGCGCGGGCGTGGCTGGGCCGGGTAGGCTACGACCCAGTCTATGGTGCCCGGCCGTTGAAGCGAGCGGTGCAGCGTTACCTGCAGGATCCACTGGCCGACCTCATCCTGCGCGGCGAAGTCCCCGATGGCGTCAAGGTGCGCGTCGATGAGGGCGATGGCGCGCTGACGTTGAGCGTGGGGTGA
- a CDS encoding TonB-dependent receptor — protein sequence MWVTLLKRLRRLRRSTDEEGFAVGLLMLLSMRGQQRAQACLRRSRARDWTVKTPMKSTLLCNGAAVSAIAFASAGLFAPTLAGAQEAPVQSSASEEATIIVTGSRISRPDLTSNSPISVVSADTIRLSGATSVEDVLRDIPQAVPGIGGQTNNGNEGAATIDLRNLTEERTLVLVDGKRFVPFNKDGIVDVNMIPAALIKRVDVVTGGASAVYGSDAVAGVVNFILDDEFQGIKGDVQYGITSRGDARTFDASLTYGTSFADGRGHLVVNGGYTKKAALSQARRSFSRFALGQADLQPSGSLTDTPGNISDSFPTICSQADIDDGNCYAQFSPNGDLGPLQGSFNFNPYNLFQVPQERYQAHALFKYEFSDAARFFGRVSYIDTKVTTVLAPSGTFFFPFTVNLDNPFLSDQARSVLAPLDTDADGDVDIAFGRRTTELGTRDSIYRNKALQFVGGLRGDITDSLNYEVFAQYGQVKRRQQYLNDIDFAKTQQGLLVRDVGGVPTCIDPSNGCVPVNLFGAGNLTPEAGDFIRLDLEANDKTTQFVTGAFLAGDLFTLPTASSAAGFAVGLEYRREKTISRPDANLIAGNSPGFGAQSPIDAKYTVKEIYGELRVPLLEDKPFAEALTFEGGLRYSKYSSDVSNLVTGGTFGNSFSNWTYKAGGEWVPTEGVRIRGLYQRAVRAPNLAELGEPRTSSTGDLENDPCAGSNPVGNAALSQLCLDTGVPAGRIGTVNGPIAGQINNYVGGNPTLTPEKSDTYSIGLVVQPRQVPGFTASIDYFNIKVKNAITQFSEQVIVDACYEQEQDPNGFFCQLINRNPINGALSGGTETGVDASTLNAASLKRTGIDFAVAYQFKISDDARLQFGINATRAIKAEDQPADIFPSYDCVGLVGKTCLRPQPKWQFIQNTQLDYGPVSLLLRWRYIGKLTKDDIVLNGADPADYVVPVIKARSYFDLSGTVRVAERFELRGGINNLFDKKPPIVGNDYGGTAENSGNTFPATYDPLGRAFFIGASVKF from the coding sequence ATGTGGGTTACACTCTTAAAACGACTGCGCAGACTGCGCCGCAGCACGGATGAAGAGGGGTTTGCTGTCGGGCTCCTAATGCTCCTCTCCATGCGTGGACAACAAAGGGCGCAGGCTTGCTTGCGCCGCTCCAGAGCAAGGGACTGGACTGTGAAGACACCGATGAAGAGCACATTGTTATGCAATGGCGCAGCCGTATCCGCGATCGCGTTTGCAAGTGCCGGATTGTTCGCGCCGACACTTGCCGGTGCTCAGGAGGCGCCTGTACAGAGCAGCGCTTCCGAAGAGGCAACTATCATCGTAACTGGATCGCGCATCTCGCGGCCTGATCTGACCTCTAACTCTCCCATATCGGTTGTTTCGGCTGATACCATCAGGCTGTCGGGTGCGACTTCTGTCGAAGACGTCCTGCGGGATATTCCGCAGGCTGTTCCTGGCATTGGTGGGCAGACAAACAATGGCAATGAGGGTGCCGCCACCATCGACTTGCGTAATCTTACCGAAGAGCGGACCCTCGTCCTCGTCGATGGCAAGCGTTTCGTTCCCTTCAACAAAGATGGCATCGTCGATGTCAACATGATCCCTGCGGCGCTGATCAAGCGCGTGGACGTCGTGACCGGCGGTGCATCGGCGGTCTATGGCTCCGATGCGGTCGCAGGCGTGGTCAATTTCATCCTCGATGACGAGTTTCAAGGGATCAAGGGCGACGTCCAATACGGCATCACCAGTCGAGGCGATGCGCGGACTTTCGATGCCAGCCTTACCTACGGTACCAGCTTTGCTGACGGACGAGGGCATTTGGTCGTCAATGGCGGCTATACCAAGAAGGCCGCATTGAGCCAGGCGCGACGCAGTTTTTCCCGCTTCGCGCTCGGACAGGCCGACCTTCAACCGTCAGGCAGCCTGACTGATACGCCCGGCAACATCTCGGACAGTTTTCCGACCATCTGCTCGCAGGCCGACATCGATGACGGCAACTGCTACGCGCAATTTTCGCCCAATGGTGATCTCGGTCCGTTGCAGGGTTCCTTCAATTTCAATCCCTACAATCTTTTTCAGGTGCCGCAGGAACGGTATCAGGCGCATGCGTTGTTCAAGTATGAATTTTCGGACGCCGCGCGCTTCTTCGGCCGGGTTTCCTATATAGACACCAAGGTGACGACGGTGCTCGCGCCGTCGGGGACGTTCTTCTTCCCGTTCACGGTGAACCTGGATAACCCGTTCCTCTCGGATCAGGCGCGCAGCGTGCTCGCGCCGTTGGATACCGACGCGGACGGGGATGTGGATATCGCCTTCGGTCGTCGTACTACTGAACTGGGAACACGCGATTCCATTTATCGCAACAAGGCCTTGCAGTTCGTCGGCGGGCTGCGTGGGGACATCACCGACAGCCTGAATTATGAAGTGTTTGCTCAATATGGCCAGGTGAAACGGCGGCAGCAATATTTGAACGACATCGACTTCGCCAAGACGCAGCAGGGCCTTCTGGTGCGCGACGTGGGGGGCGTGCCCACCTGTATCGATCCCAGCAATGGCTGTGTCCCGGTCAACCTCTTCGGTGCAGGCAATCTGACGCCAGAGGCTGGGGACTTCATACGGCTGGATCTTGAAGCAAATGACAAGACCACTCAATTCGTCACAGGCGCCTTTCTCGCGGGAGACTTATTCACCTTGCCAACCGCCAGCTCGGCAGCGGGATTTGCGGTGGGCTTGGAATATCGTCGCGAGAAGACGATCTCGCGGCCTGATGCAAACCTGATTGCGGGGAATTCACCTGGTTTCGGCGCGCAATCTCCCATCGACGCGAAATACACGGTGAAGGAAATCTATGGTGAGCTTCGCGTGCCGTTGCTGGAAGACAAGCCTTTTGCGGAGGCGCTGACATTTGAAGGCGGCTTGCGCTATTCCAAATATAGCAGTGATGTTTCGAACCTGGTCACTGGCGGAACATTCGGAAATAGCTTCTCCAACTGGACCTACAAGGCCGGTGGCGAGTGGGTTCCGACAGAAGGCGTGCGCATCCGCGGCTTGTATCAGCGCGCTGTCCGGGCGCCCAATCTTGCCGAGCTGGGCGAACCACGAACCTCCAGCACGGGGGATCTGGAAAATGATCCTTGCGCGGGATCGAACCCGGTCGGCAATGCGGCCTTGTCCCAGTTGTGCCTTGACACCGGCGTACCTGCCGGGCGTATCGGAACGGTCAATGGCCCGATTGCGGGCCAGATCAACAATTATGTCGGCGGCAATCCAACGCTGACGCCGGAAAAATCGGACACCTACAGCATTGGGCTTGTAGTCCAACCCCGGCAGGTGCCCGGCTTCACAGCGTCCATCGACTATTTCAACATCAAGGTGAAGAATGCGATCACCCAGTTCTCTGAACAGGTCATCGTCGATGCCTGTTATGAACAGGAGCAGGACCCGAACGGATTCTTCTGCCAGCTAATCAATCGCAACCCGATCAATGGGGCGCTTAGCGGTGGTACTGAAACCGGCGTCGATGCCAGCACCCTCAACGCGGCATCTTTGAAACGGACGGGTATCGACTTCGCCGTCGCCTATCAGTTCAAGATCAGCGATGATGCCCGCCTGCAATTCGGTATCAATGCTACGCGCGCTATCAAGGCAGAGGATCAGCCTGCCGACATTTTCCCCTCCTATGATTGCGTCGGACTGGTGGGCAAGACTTGCCTGCGTCCGCAGCCCAAGTGGCAGTTCATCCAGAACACCCAGCTGGATTATGGCCCGGTCAGCCTGCTCCTGCGGTGGCGTTATATCGGGAAGCTCACCAAGGATGATATCGTGCTGAATGGCGCCGATCCGGCGGACTATGTGGTTCCCGTGATCAAGGCCCGGAGCTATTTCGATCTCAGCGGCACGGTTCGTGTCGCCGAACGCTTTGAACTGCGTGGGGGCATCAACAACCTGTTCGACAAGAAGCCGCCTATCGTCGGCAATGACTATGGCGGCACCGCTGAAAACAGCGGCAACACTTTCCCCGCGACCTACGATCCACTGGGCCGGGCCTTCTTTATCGGTGCGTCGGTCAAATTCTAA
- a CDS encoding IS1380-like element IS1247 family transposase: protein MDHPEGAGLQRADRVDFDPRVRLEFRGTQLSSDGGLLVMRELDDALGLSDLASAALRDTRSGKNTVHRLDGLFRQSVFGRLAGYEDVNDANRLACDPVMRQVVGGRAVDAQAASASQMGRFETETLALAGNRAALADLNGQWIDRFHDRNGLKYIVLDMDSSVSPTHGDQEGSAWNGHFDCSCYHPNFLFNQFGMLERCALRHGNVHSADGWRDVLDPVIARYAERDLGGRFFRADAAYAIPAIYERLEEARFFYAIRLPANAVLKDKIAHRLTRPVGRPSLTKVKRFFEEFEYQAASWDKERRVIAKIEWHPGELFPRVGFIVTNLPMEPDWVVRFYNQRGTAEQHIKEGKYAFRWTRLSCRKFRDNEVRLQLHALAYNLATFLRCIELPEAMADWSLTSLQLKLIKIGARVVRHARTITFQLAEVAVTGTMVRAILAAIRRLRAPPLCA, encoded by the coding sequence ATGGATCACCCAGAGGGTGCGGGCTTGCAACGGGCAGATCGGGTGGATTTCGACCCTCGCGTGCGGCTGGAATTTCGCGGCACGCAGCTCAGTTCCGACGGCGGCCTTCTGGTGATGCGCGAGCTTGATGACGCGCTCGGGTTGTCCGATTTGGCGTCAGCGGCGCTGCGCGATACTCGCTCTGGCAAGAACACGGTCCATCGGCTCGACGGCCTGTTCCGGCAATCAGTCTTTGGGCGGCTGGCCGGATACGAGGATGTCAACGACGCCAACCGTCTCGCCTGCGATCCGGTCATGCGCCAAGTTGTCGGCGGCAGAGCGGTCGATGCACAAGCGGCCTCGGCATCGCAGATGGGACGGTTCGAGACCGAGACGCTGGCTCTGGCCGGGAACCGTGCCGCGCTGGCCGACCTGAACGGGCAATGGATCGACCGGTTCCATGACCGTAACGGGCTGAAGTACATCGTTCTGGACATGGACAGCTCGGTCAGCCCGACCCATGGCGACCAGGAAGGGTCCGCCTGGAATGGCCATTTCGACTGTAGCTGCTATCACCCCAACTTTCTGTTCAACCAGTTCGGGATGCTGGAACGCTGCGCCCTGCGCCATGGCAACGTCCACAGCGCCGATGGCTGGCGTGATGTTCTCGACCCCGTCATTGCGCGCTACGCGGAGCGCGACCTTGGTGGCAGGTTCTTCCGGGCCGATGCTGCCTACGCGATCCCGGCGATCTATGAGCGATTGGAAGAAGCGCGGTTCTTCTACGCCATCCGGCTGCCCGCAAACGCGGTCCTCAAGGACAAGATCGCGCATCGGCTAACGCGCCCTGTCGGGCGGCCGTCACTGACCAAGGTCAAGCGGTTCTTCGAGGAATTCGAGTATCAGGCGGCGTCCTGGGACAAGGAACGCCGGGTGATCGCCAAGATCGAATGGCATCCGGGCGAACTGTTCCCGCGTGTCGGCTTCATCGTCACCAACCTGCCGATGGAGCCGGACTGGGTGGTGCGGTTCTACAACCAGCGCGGCACCGCCGAGCAGCACATCAAAGAGGGCAAATACGCCTTTCGCTGGACGCGGCTGTCGTGCCGGAAGTTCCGCGACAATGAGGTGCGGCTGCAACTGCACGCCCTGGCGTACAACCTGGCCACCTTCTTGCGCTGCATCGAGCTGCCCGAGGCCATGGCCGACTGGTCGTTGACCAGCCTGCAACTGAAGCTGATCAAGATCGGGGCACGTGTGGTCCGTCACGCCCGCACCATCACCTTCCAGCTGGCCGAGGTCGCTGTCACCGGCACGATGGTACGCGCCATCCTCGCCGCTATCCGCCGATTGCGAGCGCCACCGCTATGCGCATGA
- a CDS encoding YciI family protein: protein MYFVLQAMDRPDAGDIRAQTRERHVAYMSGGELPVRVILSGPLMDEAEEKEVGSLIVVEATNRHDVEEFSRNDPYRKAGLVGAILILPWRWTRGNPDRRN, encoded by the coding sequence ATGTACTTCGTTCTTCAGGCGATGGACCGCCCGGACGCGGGTGATATTCGCGCGCAAACGCGCGAGCGCCACGTGGCTTATATGTCGGGCGGCGAACTTCCGGTTCGGGTCATCCTTTCCGGGCCATTGATGGACGAGGCGGAGGAGAAGGAGGTCGGCTCGCTCATCGTGGTTGAAGCTACGAATCGGCACGATGTCGAGGAATTCTCCCGAAATGATCCCTACCGAAAGGCCGGGCTTGTCGGTGCGATCTTGATCTTGCCGTGGCGCTGGACCCGCGGCAACCCCGACCGGAGGAACTGA